A single Flavobacterium sp. 1 DNA region contains:
- a CDS encoding helix-turn-helix domain-containing protein, producing the protein MHEKKIERAQYLIETTNKTFLEIAIDTGFSNLPHFSKISKQIVSLTLGEYRRQNTELK; encoded by the coding sequence ATTCACGAAAAGAAAATTGAAAGAGCACAATACCTGATTGAAACCACAAACAAAACATTTTTAGAAATTGCCATAGATACAGGTTTTTCTAATTTACCTCACTTTTCAAAAATTTCCAAACAAATAGTGAGTTTGACTCTTGGTGAATACCGTCGTCAAAATACTGAATTAAAATAA